CTCCTGTCAGTCGAGCAGCTTCCGCCTGTGGATTTAATATAATATACCCCTCAACAGCCACTTCTGACCATTTCACTAATGCTCCATACTCCATCAGGCCTTCTATATGCTTCCCAAAGATCCACTCTTTCTTATCCGCATTAAGAACCAAGGGAAGAAGATAATAATCAAACCCTGGAACGACCGCTTCCACATTGGATACTTCCAAAATACAAGGAATAAGGTAACGCCTTACCCTTGCTAACAGATCGATTGTATTGTCATATGAAACGCCTTGCGTTCCGCCAACAATAATCGCATCCGTACCCGATTCACATATTTTTTCTAGATTTTCATCAGATATTTCTTTTTCTGGATCTAGCTTGAACACGTGCCGCCACTCTTTCATATTGATCATTGCGGTACCCTCCTCATTAACTGGGTTTATTATACCGAATTCTAGAGGCAGGAACAAAAGAAAAAGGGCCTCCATAAGCGGAATGCCCTCTTCTTATTATATTCCTTATTTTCCAATTTGTTGAACTCTATCTAGAGCAAGCTGATAGCCGTCATTACCGTAATTCAAACAACGCTTCACTCTGGAGATTGTTGCCGTACTGGCACCGGTTTCATCTTCTATCTGGTTATAAGTAAATCCCTCTGAAAGCATGCGGGCCACTTCTAGTCTTTGAGCCATAGATTTCATTTCATTAATAGTACATAGATCATCAAAGAAGGTATAGCACTCTTCAATATTCTTTAACGACAGTATAGCATGGAAAAGCTGATCTAATTCCTTGCCTTTAAGTTTATCTAACTGCATTAATAATTCACCTCTCATGCTTATGGAATACTGCAGTGATTTGCCACTTTAAAATTTTTACGAGTTAAAGCCCCTATAATATTATATTATTTCATAATGTAGTTTTTTGCAATAAGTAATCGCTTTCAGCTAGAGGAATTCGGCTATTTACTAGAATGCTAATTGAATAATAAACTTTTTTACTAGAATAATCCACAAAAATTAATAAAAAAAACCGAGCCTAAACACTCGGTCTATTGAAACTTCACAGCCTCACTTAAAGACGGTACAGAAGGAATAATGTTAACCCATGTATTTCCTGGGTACATCTGGACCTCCTTACCATCGATATAGGCCCGGATCAGACCGCCCTTACGCTCCCAAGTGATCTCTTGAGCCTTCCCTTGCTGGAATAAGTATCCCTTCCCTGGACCAAAGACGTTTACATCTCGTCTCCCTGCCTGGTCAAGAATCTTATGTGGCGTAGCAAGAACCATTACGTTCACAGCAGTTAACTGTTCATCTGTTGTTAGATCCTTATGAGCCTGACCAGATGTAATTCTCTTGTAAAGCTTCTGTTCGCTATCATACTCGTAGCCGACTACATACTGGCTAGTATAGCTGATCTCCACATTCTTCGCTTCCGTCCCCTTAGCTTCTTCCTCCGGATCCTTGAAAGTTAACTGCGGGACCTCTGCTTCCATACGAAACCCTAGCTTCTGTGAACCATCCCAGATCTTGTCTAGATCGGTGTACAGATTATGTGGGGCCTTCCTAAAGCTTTCACGCCAAAAGTAAGGACCTGCTCTTCCGATCTCATTAAAACTAGCCATCCCCTTAGTTCCTAGGGTCGCCAATGCCGCCGGGCTTCCTCCGGCATGAACCATGATCGCATCGAATCCACTTCCGATATCAATATAATAAGACCTTATACTGCGAACAGGACCGATGACCTTAGGCTTATCACTGTGATAAATCCCAACAAAACGAGTGATTGAGCCTTCAGCCAGTACTTCATAAACAATGTCAGCTTTATCTAGACCGGATTGCGGTCGTGCCTTCGGGTCATTATTAACCATAACCATGATAACACGCTTAGGGAGTTCATCATTCGTACCCATCCCAGTTAAAGGGGTTGTGTATTTAAAGGTCTCCTTCTGCTCCTCCGGTTCGGCAGCAGGCTCTGTC
The Ammoniphilus sp. CFH 90114 DNA segment above includes these coding regions:
- a CDS encoding YerC/YecD family TrpR-related protein, with the translated sequence MQLDKLKGKELDQLFHAILSLKNIEECYTFFDDLCTINEMKSMAQRLEVARMLSEGFTYNQIEDETGASTATISRVKRCLNYGNDGYQLALDRVQQIGK
- a CDS encoding heptaprenylglyceryl phosphate synthase; the protein is MINMKEWRHVFKLDPEKEISDENLEKICESGTDAIIVGGTQGVSYDNTIDLLARVRRYLIPCILEVSNVEAVVPGFDYYLLPLVLNADKKEWIFGKHIEGLMEYGALVKWSEVAVEGYIILNPQAEAARLTGAITDLDKDEIKAYARLADQMLKLPVLYLEYSGAYGDPEVVKEVKSVTHDAQLFYGGGIRTLEQAKEMADWADTVVIGNILYEDIKLALQTVASVKDVIK
- a CDS encoding DUF3048 domain-containing protein yields the protein MKKCLFFVLPLALSLVLSACGNDDTASKTEPEPPQVEQPQQPEQTEPAAEPEEQKETFKYTTPLTGMGTNDELPKRVIMVMVNNDPKARPQSGLDKADIVYEVLAEGSITRFVGIYHSDKPKVIGPVRSIRSYYIDIGSGFDAIMVHAGGSPAALATLGTKGMASFNEIGRAGPYFWRESFRKAPHNLYTDLDKIWDGSQKLGFRMEAEVPQLTFKDPEEEAKGTEAKNVEISYTSQYVVGYEYDSEQKLYKRITSGQAHKDLTTDEQLTAVNVMVLATPHKILDQAGRRDVNVFGPGKGYLFQQGKAQEITWERKGGLIRAYIDGKEVQMYPGNTWVNIIPSVPSLSEAVKFQ